The sequence ATGTTTTCATTAATATGAAATGAAAATTGGTCATGGGGACCAGCATGCACCAATACTTGTGCTAAAAGACCACATAATCACTTTAGATTTCAACTTTTATCTTATGTTCTAACTTGTTCCTTTCAGTttctaaaattcaaaatattcaaTCAAACCATAAAATCTATACTTGACAAAGTTGACCACTGGCGCACCTTCTAGGAacaatatcaattaaaaaactaGAACAATTTGAGAATTTCAGGTGACCTAGAATGTCTAGTAACACAATGCACAAGGGCAGAAATAGAGTACTGGACTTTTCACTTTTTAACTGTGTCAAGGGAAATATGTGATATAAGAAAACTAAGCAGAATATTTAGAATGATTTAACAATGTttgcaattatatatatatatatatatatatatatatatatatatatatatatatatatatatatatataaaactggATACCATGTCAGGGTATATGCTAATGCTTCCATGACGGTTGTAATTAAAtcaactaaataaattatttatcctgAACCTATATGCTACTGAGatacatttatataaaaaagtcaaGAAATCTGTTAGCTAACATACCTGGGTAGGCATCTGACTTGTCGAGTCACAGCCACCAGTACTTTGCTTAACTTGTGGGTCAACATTTTGCATTTGATCCTTTAAGCCAGACGCAGAAGCTGAATCCACAGTTTCAACAAGTCCTGATGATCCACGGGCATGTAGTCCCTGAGCTGGTGAATTCATGAGAGGTCCTCCTGAAAAAGGAAACACGGAAGCTGGCGGCATATGCATGGGATAGCCTTGTCCAGGAAGCCCATATCCTGGAGGATTTGATCTGGCCATCCCATGTAAAGCAGTAGGTCCAGACATGTGCGCAACAGGGATATGAGTTCCTTGCATTTGGGGCACCTGAATCATAGGGAATCTTGAAGATCCACCATTCATGTCAGGCATTCCCATCCCATAACCCATACCATATCCCATATGCATGCCAACACCCATAGGTGAAAATGGAGCCATATGTGGTGCATGCATGTGCTGCATTCCTGCAGGTAACATCATTGGAGGCATATATAAACCAGCTCCCATTGACATAATCTGCATATGAAGATAGGAGTCAATCTCACACTACAGGTATATCATTTATAACCAGAAAATTTTAATCAAAGTCAGAGGGGGGAAGAGATTACTTGAACTTGGAGCTGAAGTGTTTTAAGATACTCAATTGCCTCATCCAGCATTGAAGCTTTATCCACCTTATATATACAAAGtcagaaaaaccaaaataaatgaGGAATcaagtatgtatatatgtaaataCAAAGTATTCTAATAGTTTAAGTTAATCTTCCACTTCTATTACCAATATACTTAATGAAAGATCATGTTTATATTCAATTTGAGGATATAAACCCTTCAAACAAAATGCCTAACTTCAGGTTTGAATCTACAGATTTTAAGTAGTAACTTCTGATGATTTGATAAACCTTCCATGTTCCACAAGAACAAACTTCAATAACTGTCTGTTTTCAAGTTCAAATCATTAGAGGTAACCATTAACCATCATTCCATAATCTTACAAAGTTTTTCAGGCGTGCCTAACAAAAGCAAAATCAGATAAAGTGAAGCTGACCTTATTGCAATTTGGTATGAGTTCTTGTAATGCACGCATCTTCTCATTGATCCTGTCTCTTCGCCTCTGTATGCAAAAATTATAATCAGATAAATTGGAAATAACATAAACTCAAGATTCAAGGGAAAATGTgttgttttataattataattaataattaatactgCACAAATAGAAGATGGCCTTGCTCACCCTTTCAGATAGATTATGCACTTCAGCTGCACGGCTTCTCTTGGAACCTGCACCTCCTTGCCCACCAGCTGTCTTTTTAGCACCAGCTGATTCTTCCTCAACATCCTTCACATAAAATGTTTTCTTGGTTATGGAGGGAAACTATAAGATaagtaagaaaattattaaacagATAAAAAACCATAAATCTAAGACATACTTCACTATGGCACTCAGAGTCGTcggtgtcttttgtttttcgcttcaaattttgatttggctCGTCTGAACCTTGGTCTGCACCAGTGCCAGAGCAAACAGAGGAAGAGGCTACTGCTGGCTCCATACTTTTTTCAGCAGCTGTCTGTCCTTTAGTGCCACTGTCGCCAAGAACTTGGTTGGGAGTTTGATCAATCTTTGTGGCACTCTCTTTACTAGCAGGCTCTGACTGCTTAGAAGGCACAGCATTCTGTTCAACAGATTTTGGCTGCAAAGAGTTCACATCAGGCTTGGATTGCTCCACAACCTGCTGGCATTGCATGGTCGGTTCCTTCGAACATTCACCACTTGAATCAACAAGAATTGATTCAGGAGGATTGCTGCTAGTTGCAGCAGCACCTTTATTCTTAATTTCCATACTATCTGATCTTGCTGAAGACAAACCAGACTTCAGGCCAATGTTCTGAAGATTAGCTCTTACCATAGCAGCAGGCCTTGCAAAATGGGAGAAATTCATTATGGTGGAACTGGAACCATTGCTAGTAATAGGTGGATCACACTTCTGCACCTTTGCACTAGACAAATCACTTGAGGAAGATAGAATATGAGTAATTTCACCATAAGACACATCCTGGTTTGCATTACTCGTATTGTTATTTTCAGTTATATCCGATGCTCTTGAtctagaagaaacaaaagatgTTTGACACTGATGCAATGATGGGGGGAATAACTGACTGGTGCTAGCTTTAGGTCTGGCAGTCTCAACCTGTTCAGCTGAAGAACCCTTGAAAACATTCCCTTGTTCTTCCGAAGTTTTATGAGAATCCCTAAACGCCATATTGCCATTACTTTTTTTATCCAATAGAGTAAAACTGTTTGAGGCATGTAGGAAATCAGAACCATATTCATGTTGCAAGGAACCATCCATTGATGTATAATCCAACCAAGGTAACACATCTTCATCATGACAGAAATCCACTTCACGGGATGGCACCGACATTGGAATTTCATTCAATCCAGAGTCTAAATCCCCAAATTTTCCCATCCTTGTGTTGGTACCATATCCTACATCTTTATCCCTGACCTTGGGACAGTGAGATGGTAAGCAGTGAGATGGCAAACTCTTGCAAGAGGGGCTCCTTCTAACTCTACTGGACTGACCCTGGCTTGAAATCTGACCGTTCTCCCAAACTAGCTCAAAAAAATCATTCTCAGGCCTACACATCCAATTTCAAACCCAAAAAAGCATtaagaaagaaacaaacaaaataatacaattcaaaattcaaacacaTGAAAAGCTTACAACAAGTTATGCTAATGAACTTACGAGGAACATAGATCAGGTGCACGTGTGCTGGTAGTTTCTTTACCAAGCTTCTCTCTGGCCAGCCGGTATAACTCATACAAAggcatgatgatgaatcaatcGATCGGCAGAACCGAAGTATCAAAAACTCAGAAAGGCCTCAAATCAAAATAAGGGCACTTAGCCCCCTAATGTCGCATCGAGCATACTCTACTATATTAACTCGAAAACCTTTGGAATCCAAATGAAGTAGAAAGACATAGAAGAAACCCGACGTAAGTCATACTACTCATACTTTGCTAtgatttttaaaaggaaaagaaaacaagtttaCAATAACATTGCATCACAGCaacaatttacaaaaaaataaaaccccTTTATATTTAATATCGCAAGTCAGGGAGAAACAATACTTTGatgtataattaaataagtatATGTATGTAATGCACAAATCTTGCAAAGTATAGTAAGGGGCTTTAAAAGATTCgatcttatttttattctttttttttctttttttcttttttctttttccctaatCAGCAGCATTCAGGTTGGCACACACAACACAACCACCCCAGTTGAGTTCCATCGACAATAGTGACAATGATTCTCGGCTGAGATCAAGGGAAACCCATGTAACTCCAATAATTTCAGGCTGAAACCCAGTGATCTCTTCTCAAATGGGCACCCAAAAAGATACGAAATTTTTGGAAACCCTTGGCTCCTCGAGAATCGTGACCGACGAGGTTTTCCTAATCCAAATGCAGCAACACTGCTATTTGAGTGGGGGTGATCATTTCCCAGTTCACATAAGCACTGGGAAGTTATCAAAAAGCAATCTTTTCAGGCCTAAGAGGTGTCTCAGCTCGGAGAAAGAGAAGACCCAAATGAATGCAGAAAGTGGCGAAAGATTTGCAGAGAAGCAATGCGGAAGAAGGCAAAGCAAAGCAGTGTCTGGCAGTGACACAAATGAAACAGACAGGAACAGAAAAGAGTGAGAAATTCAGGGGTTTCTACTTTCTAAGTTCTAACCATGGTTTAGTCACAAGTTGTCGTGGTTTAAGTTTCTCAGACCCTTCTAGAACCAAACGCTCACCCTCCTCTTAAGCGAGTGGATCACACGCTCCTTTTATTTGGGGTTTTTAGCCcttgagagataaaaaaaacatatatatgcaatttcttttggtgttttttttttaactaaaattgaaATCTCACTATATAATTTTTGCTgatatttaatgtaaatttctcAACAAATATTGGTTCAGTGGGTAAGGAATGAATCATATATTCACAAAGATGTAGATACAAATTTTaacattgatataaaaaattatgttggtaaataatctatatatatatatatgtatattataagtGTTTATTAATTCTTGAGGTCCTAGCTTGATAAGTCCTCTAAATCCAAAttacctaattttttttgtaatcaataaaatatttaatgtaaatttttcaCTGCACAGattatcaaaatgaaaatttaagtcTGATTAAAgaacaataacaaaaatt comes from Glycine soja cultivar W05 chromosome 20, ASM419377v2, whole genome shotgun sequence and encodes:
- the LOC114403093 gene encoding transcription factor PIF3-like → MPLYELYRLAREKLGKETTSTRAPDLCSSPENDFFELVWENGQISSQGQSSRVRRSPSCKSLPSHCLPSHCPKVRDKDVGYGTNTRMGKFGDLDSGLNEIPMSVPSREVDFCHDEDVLPWLDYTSMDGSLQHEYGSDFLHASNSFTLLDKKSNGNMAFRDSHKTSEEQGNVFKGSSAEQVETARPKASTSQLFPPSLHQCQTSFVSSRSRASDITENNNTSNANQDVSYGEITHILSSSSDLSSAKVQKCDPPITSNGSSSTIMNFSHFARPAAMVRANLQNIGLKSGLSSARSDSMEIKNKGAAATSSNPPESILVDSSGECSKEPTMQCQQVVEQSKPDVNSLQPKSVEQNAVPSKQSEPASKESATKIDQTPNQVLGDSGTKGQTAAEKSMEPAVASSSVCSGTGADQGSDEPNQNLKRKTKDTDDSECHSEDVEEESAGAKKTAGGQGGAGSKRSRAAEVHNLSERRRRDRINEKMRALQELIPNCNKVDKASMLDEAIEYLKTLQLQVQIMSMGAGLYMPPMMLPAGMQHMHAPHMAPFSPMGVGMHMGYGMGYGMGMPDMNGGSSRFPMIQVPQMQGTHIPVAHMSGPTALHGMARSNPPGYGLPGQGYPMHMPPASVFPFSGGPLMNSPAQGLHARGSSGLVETVDSASASGLKDQMQNVDPQVKQSTGGCDSTSQMPTQCEAAAVGFEQSALAHSRGHASKANDNGAVNPDPGR